The Saccharothrix violaceirubra genome segment CGGCCACGAGCGCACGGGCACGTCGGCGGCGTGACCGACGGCCGCCATCAGGTCCGCCAGGGCCACCGGGGACGCCTCGGCCGCGTGGAAGACGCCCCGCGCCGGGGTTTCCAGGAGCAGCGCGTACGCCTCCGCGAGGTCCGTCACGTGCACGGTCGACCACACGTTCGCGCCCTCGTCGACGTAGCGGGCCACGCCGTCGGCACGGGCCTGCCCGACCAGGCGTGCCACCGGGCCGCCGCCCGCGCCGTAGACCATCGGCGGGCGCACGACCACGCCGCGCACGTCGGCCGTCAACACCCGGTCCTCGGCGTCGGCCAACCACGCCAACGGCCCCTCGGGCGCGGCCGTGTCGTCCTCGGCCACCGGGACCCGGGACGACCGGGCACGCGGCACGCCGGTGGTCGTGACGAACACGGCCGGTCCGGCGGCGAGCATCGCGGTCACGGCGGCCTCGTCCACCACCGGCCGGTCCGCGGTGTCGGTGGCGGCGGTGTGGATCACCGCGTCGCCCACGGCACCGGCCAGGACCGCGAGGTCGGTCAGACTGCCCCGCACCGGTTCGCCGCCCGCCGCCCGCACCACCGCCTCGGCGCGGGCACTGCGGGCCAGGCCGCGCACGCGGTGGCCCCGTCCGACCAGGACACGGGTGATCGCCGAGCCGATGTAGCCGCTCGCACCCGTGATGAAGACGTCCAGCATGATCACTCCTTCGCGGAAGACGTCTCCGACGGTAGGAAGCGGCGTCCGGACGGGAAATGTGCGAGAGTCCGGGGTTCATGCGCGAGCGTCCGGTGTTCGAGACCCTGCTGGCCGGCGTCCGGGTCGAAGCGGGCAGGTTCGCACGGGTCGAGCTGCGGGCGCCGTGGGGTGCGCGGGTCGGGCCGCGCGACGTCGTGGCCCTGCACCACGTGCTCGACGGCGAACTCTGGCTCGACGCGGGCGACCACCACGCGCACGTGCGCGCCGGGGACCTCGTCGTGGTGCCGCCCGGGACCGGGCACGCCCTGCGCCACCGGCCCGGCGCGGCGGTGACGGCGGTTCACGACGCGCCCTCGGTCGACGCGCTGTCGGTGCGGCGGGTGTTCGGCGGCGACGGGCCGCGCACGGTCGTGCTCTGCGCGGAACTGACCCTGCGCGGCGCCACGCGGTCGGCGTTGCTGCGCGCCTTGCCGACGGTCGTGCACCTGCGCGAACCGCACCTGGACCACCTGCTCGCCGAGTTGCGGCACGAGATCCGCGAACGCCGCGCGGGCGCGTCGGTCCTCGCGGCGCGGCTCGTGGAACTGGTGCTGCTGCGCGGGATCCGGGCCGAACTGGAACGCCCGGCCGAGACCGGCACGTGGCGTGCCGCGCTGACCGACGAGCGGATCGGCCGGGCGCTCGACGCCGTGCACCGCGAGCCGGGTCGGGCGTGGACGGTCGCGGGTCTGGCCGAGGTGGCGGGGATGGGCCGCGCGGCGTTCGCCGTGCGGTTCCGCGACCTGGTGGGCGACACACCGGTGGCCTACCTGACCGCGTGGCGCATGGACGTGGCCCGGGAGCACCTCGTGGACCGTCCGGAGTGGACGATCGGCCGGGTGGCGGCGTCCGTCGGCTACGGCAGCGAGTACGCGTTCAGCACGGCGTTCCGGCGTGTGGTCGGCGTACCGCCCGGCCGCTACCGCACCGAGAGCGTCTGACCCGGGCCGCGGCTACCGGTCTCCGCGCTCGTGCCATGACGCCGCCAGCAGGTCCTGGAGGCGCGCGTGGCGGAACTGGTAGAAGGGGCCGACCGTCCGCAGCACGCCCCGTGCGCAGGCGTCCTCCAGGAAATCGATCATCCGCAGCGGGCCCGCGCCCTCGACCCGGAGCTGGCAGAACACGAGGAATGCCACCCAGGTCTTCGAGGACACCACGCCGAAGACGAGGCCGTAGGGCACCGTCCCGGCGAGCTGGCCCAGCAGGCTCGCCGTGACGTCGTCCACGCCTTCGTCGGACGTGATGAGTTCGGCGAGTGTCATCATCGCCCCGCCCAGGACGCCGACGGCCAAGCCGAACGCGATCCGGTACCTGATCTCCCGGTACCAGCACGTCGCCGGCGGTATCGGACTGAACTGGTCGACCGACGGCCGGGCGATCGAGTAGAACAGGAAGCTCGTCAGGCCGACGGCGAGCCCGCACAGCAGACCGGCCATGATCCCGTAATCGCGGCCGAGCCAGACGGACAACGTCATCGAGAGCATCAGGAAGGTCGTCACGGAGAACAGGGAGGCCGCCTTGAAGTTCTCCCGGGAGAACAGCTCCGGTCGCAGCGGCCTGGACCACTGGCGCGGCTGCCCGACCCCTCGCGCGTAGACCGCCCCCAGCACCAGGGCGAACACCGTGGCGTAGCTCAGCAGGGCGGCATCGGTACGACCGGCGACGATCGCGCCGAGCACGATGCCCAGCACGAACGTCACGCTCAACCCGGTGGCGACGACGCGTATCCACCTCGGGCGCCATCGGTGGACGGTCCACCACGAGAGTTCCGGGCTGTTGTCCTCGTTCATCTGCGCCGCGACGCACCCGAGCCACCTGGTCGCCTGGTCGAGTCCGTACCGGGGCGCGGGCTGTCCGGGGGAGGGGGCGTACGCCACGGCGAGAAAGCGTTCGAGCAGGTGGTGTTCCACCTCCGTGCGATCCGCGAACCCGCCGGTCGGGAACAGGTCGGCCATGTCGTCGCCCGGCCGGTAGGCGTCCCGCACCAGGCTGAGCATCAGCGGCGTGTCCAGTGCCCGGGTGACCGCGTCGTCGTGGCGCCGCACGTGGTCGACGAGCCTGCGCCAGCCTGGCGGTGGCGGATCGACGCGGCACAGTTCCAGGTAGGCGGCGGCCCGGTCCCCGGTCACCGGCAGCAGTTCGAGGACCGCCGCACCGGCGACGTGGCCGCCTTCGGCCACGGCCTGGACCAACTCCGCGCTTCGACTGAGCAGCACGACGCGTCCGGTGGCCTGTAGGTCCAGCGCCCGCACGGCGACCGGGCGCAGGCGTTCCGGCAGGTCGTCGAGGCCGTCCAGGAACAACACCACCCGGCCGCTCTCGATCAGTCTCCGGGCGGTGCCGCGGCCGTACTCGGAGGCGACCAGGAACGGGTACTCCAGTTCCAGGCGGGCCGCTGCCCAGTCGACCAGCCGGTGTCGGGCCGCGTTCCAGTCCGCGAGTCCCAGCAGCACGGGAATCGGCACCCGGTGCCGGTCGGCCGTGCCGTCGCGGTGTCGGAGCACCTCCAGCAGCAGCAGGATCGCCGCACTGGTCTTGCCCGCGCCCGCCGCGCCGATCAGCAGGATCCGGCCGGAGTCGAGGCCGGCGAACACGTCGAACAGGCCGCCGAGGTCGCCGTCCTCGACCTGGAGCGGGCCGACGGGCCGCGCACCCGGGAGCACGGCGACCCGCGACGGCGTGACGGGTGACCCGACGGCATCGATCCGCGAGCCTCCCGCCGTCCTGTCCGACCACGACCAGCGCACCGAAATGCGGGTCGGGTAGATCAGCCGGAGTTCAGTGGCGGTGCGTTCCCACCGGGCCCGTACGGCGACGGCCAACCCGTCCCCGGCCGCGTCGAGATCGGGAGTGCGCGGCACACGCCGTCGCAGCATCCACACCCCCAACGCCGACCCGGGGACCAGCACCGCCGAGACCGCCTGGATGACCGTGCCGACGACGCTCCGGTCGCTCGCGGAGAAGAGCAGCCACAGCACGCCCCCGATCGAGGCCACGACACCCAGGAAACCGACTATCGACCAGCGTCGTGGAGATCTTCTCCCGGCCATCCCAGTCCGATCCGCTGCGCGGCCGATCGCACCGGACCCGGCGATTCCCCGCGTCGCACCGACTTCGTCCCGTCCCGTCGACGCATGCTCCCACCTCCGGCCGTTCGCGAGCCCGTCGGTCACCCGGGCGGACCAGCGGGACCGGTCACTGACCGCCGGCCGCGTAGTGCGCCGAGATCCGGGCGGCCGACAGCGCGTACGGGTAGTAGGCCATGAACGCCAGGTTGCCCCGGAAGTGCGCCGTGGTCTGGTTCGAGCCGAAACCGTTGGCGTAACCCGAGGTGTTGTCGTACCCGATCCGCATATATCCGGTCATGCTCTGCGGGTGGGCGCCGGCGAGTTGCACGATCAACTGCCCGTCGAGGTACAACCGGATGCCGTACGTGGCGTCGTGCACGCCGACCACGTGGTGCCAGGCGCCGTCGTTGTACGCGAACGGCGTGACGATCTCGTACGGGCTGGGGTTGTTGGTCACGAACGCGATGGTGCCGTTCGACGTCAGAAGGATCATGTTGTCCTTCTTGGTCGACGCGCCCGTCGCCAGGTCGCCGATCCCGCTGATCACGCCGCCGAGGTCGTCGTGCGTGCGGAACCACGCCTCGTGGCTCGACGACGTCGACGCGCTGAGCGTGATCGTGCCCGTGGTCGAGACGTAGTGCGTGTTGTCGAGCACGGCGTACGGCTGGGTCTCCCGCAGGCACGGGTACTCCACGGCGTCCTGGACCTGCCGGCCGCCCTGGTAGGTGCCGTTCGCGGCGGTCGGCGACCCGTCGTAGGCGACCGTGCCGGTGGTCTCGTTGAGTTCGTAGAACCGGGTCGGGTTGTCGGCCAGCGCGACCGCGGTGCACGTGTGCGCCAGAGACGTCACCGTGTTGTTGGAGTTGGTCACCTTGGCGTTGAACGCGCCGCTGGTCGGTTCCACGCCGAGGTACGCGATCGCCGCGACGACGACCGCCACCACGAGCACGAGCTTCCTCATCGCACCGCCCTCGGCCGGACGAAGAACGACACCAGCAGCGGTATCGCACACAGCACCAGGCACAACGTCCACCAGGTCCACGGCATGTGCGGGTTCACCTCGATGGGCACGTTGCCGCCGTCGCCGTACTTCGACGCCGACGCGGTCAGCTCGCCCACCTGCCCGGCGCGCAGGTCCGTGAACACGCCGTCCGGGGTGGTCGCGCGGACCGGCAGCACGCCCGACGACACGAGCTGCGCGCGGGTCACGTCGCCCTCGGTGAACGTGCCGAGCAGGATGACCCCGACCAGGGGGCGCAGCACGACGATCGCCACGCACACCACGAGCGGGTAGAGGATGAGCCGCAGTGGCGTGCGCCAGCGGCCCGTCCAGCGGGTCAGCAACCACACCGTGAACCCGCCGACCAGCAGGAACGGCAGGGATTTGACCAGCCAGGCCACGCCCCACCAGCGCGCGACCACCAGGCCGACCAGGTTCTCGTCCCCGGTGCGCCACGGGTCGTCGGCGCCGTTGATGTCACCGCGCGTGATCAGCTTGCCGTCGCGGATCTCCACGACCCGGTGGGTGTAGGCGATCTTGCTCGCGGCCGTCGGGTAGAACGAGACGACGTCGCCGACCGCGACCTCGGCGACCGTCGTCGGCCTGGTCAGCACGAGCGTGCCGACCGGCGCGGTCTCGCCCATCGAGCCCGAGTCGACCGACAGCCACCGGCCGCCGGTCAGCCGCCAGCCGAGGGCGACGGCCAGGCAGAGCAGGACCACGGCGAGGAGCGCGATGCGCAGCACGCGCGGGACGTCGGCGCGGCGGTGTCCGCCGCGCCGATGCGCCCCGCTCCGTCGCCGAGTACCCACCCGATGCCCGTCAGGAGCTGAAGGTCCAGGTCAGGGCCTGCGACGCGGTCAGACCCTGGTAGGAGTTGCCCAGCGAGGACGGCAGCGACACCTGGAACGTGTACGGCTGGGTCGCCGAGGCGGCCAGGGGCGTGAGCGACAGCGGCGTGGTGAACGCGGCCAGGGTGCCGTTGTAGATCGGGGAGCCGGTGGCCGTCGCCCCGACGTAGACCTTCAGCGTGACCTGCGTGCAGAAGTCGTTGGCGGGCGTGATGCCGCTGACCGAGCCGGACTGCGAGCACGTGCCCGGGGTCAGGGTGAACGTCGCCGGCGTGCCGGTGCCGTCGTTGGCCAGCGTGACGGTCTTGGTCGCCGACCCGCCGGGGGCCAGGACTGAGCCGGTGTACTTGTTGATCGTGGCGCAGGTCGCCGAGTTCGTCGAGGAGCTGTTGCTGGTGCAGGTGTTGCTGCCGTCGGTCTCGCGCATGATCAGCGATCCGGTCGAGACGGTGTCGGTGGAGTTGGTGATCGCCGCGGTGAACGCCGCGAGCGTGCCGGTCAGGGACAGCGCCAACAGGACGCTGCCGGCCAGGCCGCTGAGGACCGCCACGAAGGCGAAACGGCGGCGGGAGCGGCGGGATGCAGGGACCGCACTCATGGACTTCCCTCTCTCGGGCGGTGTGGCAGGGGGTCGCCCGTCGATCGCAGGTACACCCAGGTGGGTGTACCTGGTCCGTCGAATACGGGTGGCACTCGGCGGCAGCTGTTACCCCCTGAATACGGATCAGTCTGCCGTTCATGACCAATTCACACGAACGATGATCCACAGAGGACAGTCCAATACAGACTCAGAGTAGAATCCGGAGTGCCTATAGCCACCCGAGAGAGTGAAGAGTGGGTGCTAAGTAGGTGCAGTCTGGGTGTAAAAAGGCGCTCTGTCAGAGAAGTGATGCGTGTTCATCACCTCAACGAGTGGTACTGAATTCCTACGTCACAGGACGTCGGTGCACTCACGCTCCGAGATCGCCGGTCTCCAGCAGCGTCTTGAGCGCGGAGACGATCATGGGCCAGCCCTCGGAGATCCCCGCCAGGATCTCGCTGCCCGGCTCGAACCCGTCGTGCACGACGGTCAGTTTGACCCGCGCGCCCAGTTCCTCCAACTCGAAGGTCACCTTCGAGCGCGGTTCGGCGGACATGCGCGCGACGACGTCCGGGTCGAACCCGTGCGAGGCCGTCCACTCGTCGGTCAGCGCGTGCCAGGTGTACGACAGCCGGTGGAAGGGGTCGGACTCCAGGACGACCTGTTCGGGGTCCTTGATCGCGACGCCGTTCTCGTGCCAGGTCATGGACGCGCCCGGCGTCCAGTCCGTGGTGAAGGTGGCGCCCCAGTACCGCCCGGTGAACGCCGGGTCGGTCAACGCCTGCCAGAGGCGTTCCGGCGTCGTGGTGATGTAGGTCGTGTAGACGAATCGGTTCGCGCCCATCGGTTCCTGCTCCAATGCCAGTTTCAGATCGGCGAGCGCGTGTACCCGCGCCCGGTCGTACCGCCCGATCCAGCGGTCCGCGATGGCGTTGATCGGCTCGGCGTTCAGGTGGTGCAGCTTCTCCCGGCCGCGCCACCGGGTCGTGACCAGGTTCGCCGCCGCCAGCACCGCGAGGTGCTTGCTCACCGACTGCCGGGTCATGTCCAGGCCGTCGCACAGTTGGCGCAGGGTCAGGCCGCTGCGCGCGTTGAGCCGGTCCAGCAACGCGCGTCGGCTCGGATCGGCCAGTGCGCGGAACACCTCGTCCATCTCATCGCCTTCGGGCAGCCGCTGGGTTGCCTGTCCGAGGATAGGCAACCCAGCGGCTGCATGTAAAGCCTCGATCGCGATCTTCCCGGCCGAAGAGGCGGGGAACGCGACGCACCGTCGTGACGGCCGCCAAGGGCGACGACGTGGCCTAGCGACCGACCAGTCGGGCCACCGCGAACCACGCGAGGGCGATCAACGCCAGGACGCCCGCGACCA includes the following:
- a CDS encoding NAD-dependent epimerase/dehydratase family protein, with the protein product MLDVFITGASGYIGSAITRVLVGRGHRVRGLARSARAEAVVRAAGGEPVRGSLTDLAVLAGAVGDAVIHTAATDTADRPVVDEAAVTAMLAAGPAVFVTTTGVPRARSSRVPVAEDDTAAPEGPLAWLADAEDRVLTADVRGVVVRPPMVYGAGGGPVARLVGQARADGVARYVDEGANVWSTVHVTDLAEAYALLLETPARGVFHAAEASPVALADLMAAVGHAADVPVRSWPLSEALATHGPMAGFLAMDAALDAGRLRDLGWTPTTGDLRGGVVGDLRSR
- a CDS encoding AraC family transcriptional regulator, with the translated sequence MRERPVFETLLAGVRVEAGRFARVELRAPWGARVGPRDVVALHHVLDGELWLDAGDHHAHVRAGDLVVVPPGTGHALRHRPGAAVTAVHDAPSVDALSVRRVFGGDGPRTVVLCAELTLRGATRSALLRALPTVVHLREPHLDHLLAELRHEIRERRAGASVLAARLVELVLLRGIRAELERPAETGTWRAALTDERIGRALDAVHREPGRAWTVAGLAEVAGMGRAAFAVRFRDLVGDTPVAYLTAWRMDVAREHLVDRPEWTIGRVAASVGYGSEYAFSTAFRRVVGVPPGRYRTESV
- a CDS encoding NACHT domain-containing protein, translated to MASIGGVLWLLFSASDRSVVGTVIQAVSAVLVPGSALGVWMLRRRVPRTPDLDAAGDGLAVAVRARWERTATELRLIYPTRISVRWSWSDRTAGGSRIDAVGSPVTPSRVAVLPGARPVGPLQVEDGDLGGLFDVFAGLDSGRILLIGAAGAGKTSAAILLLLEVLRHRDGTADRHRVPIPVLLGLADWNAARHRLVDWAAARLELEYPFLVASEYGRGTARRLIESGRVVLFLDGLDDLPERLRPVAVRALDLQATGRVVLLSRSAELVQAVAEGGHVAGAAVLELLPVTGDRAAAYLELCRVDPPPPGWRRLVDHVRRHDDAVTRALDTPLMLSLVRDAYRPGDDMADLFPTGGFADRTEVEHHLLERFLAVAYAPSPGQPAPRYGLDQATRWLGCVAAQMNEDNSPELSWWTVHRWRPRWIRVVATGLSVTFVLGIVLGAIVAGRTDAALLSYATVFALVLGAVYARGVGQPRQWSRPLRPELFSRENFKAASLFSVTTFLMLSMTLSVWLGRDYGIMAGLLCGLAVGLTSFLFYSIARPSVDQFSPIPPATCWYREIRYRIAFGLAVGVLGGAMMTLAELITSDEGVDDVTASLLGQLAGTVPYGLVFGVVSSKTWVAFLVFCQLRVEGAGPLRMIDFLEDACARGVLRTVGPFYQFRHARLQDLLAASWHERGDR
- a CDS encoding LamG domain-containing protein; amino-acid sequence: MRKLVLVVAVVVAAIAYLGVEPTSGAFNAKVTNSNNTVTSLAHTCTAVALADNPTRFYELNETTGTVAYDGSPTAANGTYQGGRQVQDAVEYPCLRETQPYAVLDNTHYVSTTGTITLSASTSSSHEAWFRTHDDLGGVISGIGDLATGASTKKDNMILLTSNGTIAFVTNNPSPYEIVTPFAYNDGAWHHVVGVHDATYGIRLYLDGQLIVQLAGAHPQSMTGYMRIGYDNTSGYANGFGSNQTTAHFRGNLAFMAYYPYALSAARISAHYAAGGQ
- a CDS encoding signal peptidase I gives rise to the protein MLRIALLAVVLLCLAVALGWRLTGGRWLSVDSGSMGETAPVGTLVLTRPTTVAEVAVGDVVSFYPTAASKIAYTHRVVEIRDGKLITRGDINGADDPWRTGDENLVGLVVARWWGVAWLVKSLPFLLVGGFTVWLLTRWTGRWRTPLRLILYPLVVCVAIVVLRPLVGVILLGTFTEGDVTRAQLVSSGVLPVRATTPDGVFTDLRAGQVGELTASASKYGDGGNVPIEVNPHMPWTWWTLCLVLCAIPLLVSFFVRPRAVR
- a CDS encoding ArsR/SmtB family transcription factor, with protein sequence MDEVFRALADPSRRALLDRLNARSGLTLRQLCDGLDMTRQSVSKHLAVLAAANLVTTRWRGREKLHHLNAEPINAIADRWIGRYDRARVHALADLKLALEQEPMGANRFVYTTYITTTPERLWQALTDPAFTGRYWGATFTTDWTPGASMTWHENGVAIKDPEQVVLESDPFHRLSYTWHALTDEWTASHGFDPDVVARMSAEPRSKVTFELEELGARVKLTVVHDGFEPGSEILAGISEGWPMIVSALKTLLETGDLGA